From Pirellulales bacterium:
TGCCCGGGTGGGTGATCCCGCTGGCGATCGGCGTGCCCCTGGTGACGGCGGTGCTGTTGGGCTTGCTCTCGGGCCTGCTGACGGCGTGGTCGCGCATGCCGAGCTTCATCATCACGCTGGCCATGATGTACGTGGCGCAGGGTTCGGCCCGGTATCTCACGCGGAGCGAAACGCTCGACGTGCCCCCGGTGCTGAAGATGATCGGCAACCGGGGCATCGACGTGACCGAGCGCTTGAATGTTCCCTACAGTGCGATGCTGGCACTGGCGATCATGGTTGTCGGGCACCTTGTGCTGGTGCATACGCGGTTCGGGCGCTATGTCTACATGGTGGGGGGCAATCGCGAGGCGGCGCGGCTGGCTGGCGTGCGCACGGGGTTGATCGTCGTGGCGTGCCTGGCGATCTGTGCCTTGACGGCGGGCATCGGCGGATTGGTGAACGCGGGGCGCTTGAACAGCGTGAGCCTCGATCAGAATGCCGACCTGTTGTTGAACGCCGTGGCGTGCGTGGTGCTCGGCGGGACGAGTCTCTTCGGGGGCGAAGGAAGCATGCCGAAGACGGTGATCGGCGTGCTCACGTTCACCGTGCTGAACCTGGGTCTGGCGCAGATCAACTGGATCGATGATCTCGCGCGGCAGTTGCTGATGGGAGTGGTCCTGCTCGTGGCACTGGTCATCAATGGCGTGTTGGCGAAACGGGAATAGGACTTCGAGTTCCACGGCAAAGTGGCACAGGCTGCCAGCCTGTGCCTTGGAATCTTTTCCACACAAGGCCGGCGGCCTGTGTCCTTTTCTTGCTTTGCTCTCTGAATCGAATGCCGCGACCTAGCGAACAACTCCGCGAAGATGCGCTAGCGATCTGGCGTGCCGGGCTGGCGGCCGTGGCGGCCGATCGTTTGGTACACGCGGCGGTCGAACGCGCGGGGGACTTGCTGTTCGTGGCCGATGAAGCGCCAATCGATCTGGCGCGTGTGCGCCGCATCGCGGTGGTGGGGGCGGGCAAGGCGGGGGCCGGCATGGCGGCCGCGGTCGAAGAGGTGCTGGGCCACGAGTTGCTCGCTGAAAAGGGGGTGACCGGTTGGATCAACGTGCCGGCCGATTGTGTTCGCCCGCTCGAACGTATCCACCTGCACGCCGCGCGGCCCGCGGGGCGCAACGAACCGACCGCTGAGGGGTTGGCAGGCTCGGAAGAGATTTTGCGCCTCGTGGGTGAAATGACGGAAGAGGATCTTTGCTTCGCGCTCATCTCCGGTGGAGGATCGGCGCTGTTGCCGGCACCGGTGCCGGGGGTGTCGCTCGAAGACAAGTTAGCGGTGACGCGCTACTTGAGCGCCGCGGGGGCGAACATCGTCGAGCTGAACACCGTGCGCAAGCAGTTGAGCCGCATCAAAGGGGGCGGGCTGGCACGAGCGTGCCGCGCGGGGCGGCTCGTCAC
This genomic window contains:
- a CDS encoding ABC transporter permease; the protein is MRRQQRIPFELRDLAPVISLMIIVVFFLATSDSFWKLATLRQVLQQGSVLAIVAAGLTFVLLCAEIDLSVGMVALWTACLCGWMFQHWGWIAERVFQQGAPAADVAMPGWVIPLAIGVPLVTAVLLGLLSGLLTAWSRMPSFIITLAMMYVAQGSARYLTRSETLDVPPVLKMIGNRGIDVTERLNVPYSAMLALAIMVVGHLVLVHTRFGRYVYMVGGNREAARLAGVRTGLIVVACLAICALTAGIGGLVNAGRLNSVSLDQNADLLLNAVACVVLGGTSLFGGEGSMPKTVIGVLTFTVLNLGLAQINWIDDLARQLLMGVVLLVALVINGVLAKRE